The proteins below come from a single Prochlorococcus marinus CUG1415 genomic window:
- a CDS encoding NAD(+) kinase produces MKLSLVLIIYRSDSSIALEASTFCEEVLKDKNIKSNRIESDFQKDEIEKYLCNSKLKPDIGIVLGGDGTFLKCANALADYDIPLLSINIGGNLGFLTQEKDFLFDKSFIEILENEEYIIDFRNRLNCNVCISAKSPEKKIIKSYNALNDFYFKSVEEDISPTNQIQIEIDNEKVNEYKGDGLIISTSTGSTAYSMAAGGPIVHPSIDAMIINPICPMSLASRPIVIPNTSEVIIKPVKKCKGEIKLWRDGSKCMTIKETYYCEIKKGNSPCKIIKFKKSTNYYNTLIKKLDWKGDLSLKNPKN; encoded by the coding sequence ATGAAACTTTCATTAGTGCTTATTATATATCGTTCAGATAGTTCTATCGCTCTAGAGGCTTCGACATTCTGTGAAGAAGTCCTTAAAGACAAAAATATCAAATCAAACAGGATTGAAAGTGATTTCCAAAAAGATGAAATTGAAAAATATCTTTGTAATTCAAAACTAAAACCAGATATTGGCATAGTTCTTGGTGGGGATGGAACATTCCTAAAATGTGCAAATGCATTGGCGGATTATGATATTCCTTTATTAAGCATTAATATTGGTGGAAATTTAGGGTTTCTTACTCAAGAAAAAGATTTTCTATTTGACAAATCTTTTATTGAAATCCTTGAAAACGAAGAATATATAATTGACTTTCGTAATAGATTAAATTGTAATGTTTGTATTAGTGCTAAAAGTCCTGAGAAAAAAATCATAAAAAGTTACAACGCATTAAATGATTTTTATTTTAAATCTGTTGAAGAGGATATTTCTCCCACAAACCAAATACAAATTGAAATAGATAACGAGAAGGTGAATGAATATAAAGGTGATGGATTGATTATATCTACATCTACAGGTTCAACAGCATACTCAATGGCTGCAGGTGGTCCAATTGTCCATCCTAGTATAGATGCGATGATAATTAACCCTATATGCCCAATGAGTTTAGCTAGTAGACCAATCGTTATACCAAATACCAGTGAGGTAATCATTAAACCAGTAAAGAAATGTAAAGGGGAAATTAAATTATGGAGAGACGGCTCAAAATGTATGACCATTAAGGAAACTTATTATTGTGAGATCAAAAAAGGAAACTCACCCTGCAAAATAATAAAGTTTAAAAAAAGCACTAATTATTACAATACTTTAATTAAAAAACTAGATTGGAAAGGTGATTTATCTCTGAAAAATCCAAAAAATTAA
- the nuoK gene encoding NADH-quinone oxidoreductase subunit NuoK produces MNLESIPIQAFLIVSSLLFCIGIWGLLNSRNAVRVLMSIELMLNAVNINLMAFSSYIDNNLIQGQVFTIFVITVAAAEAAVGLAILLSLYRNRVTVDMESFNLLKW; encoded by the coding sequence ATGAATTTAGAATCAATTCCTATTCAAGCTTTTTTGATAGTATCTTCACTTCTCTTTTGTATTGGTATTTGGGGATTATTAAATAGCAGAAATGCAGTTCGAGTGCTCATGAGCATTGAATTAATGCTCAATGCGGTAAATATAAACTTGATGGCTTTTTCTTCTTATATCGATAATAATTTAATTCAAGGACAAGTTTTTACAATTTTTGTTATAACTGTTGCTGCCGCAGAAGCAGCCGTTGGATTAGCGATATTGTTATCTCTTTACAGAAATAGAGTAACTGTAGATATGGAAAGTTTTAATTTATTAAAATGGTAA
- a CDS encoding NADH-quinone oxidoreductase subunit J — translation MSIAITTQIICFTVLSLVVLIGALGVVLLESIVYSAFLLGGVFMSVAGLYLLLNASFVAAAQVLVYVGAVNVLIIFAIMLVNKQEDLKPINDIKSRRIISTSICLTLLSLLIRVDLTNVWSLASPQNSIGEESTIRIGEHLFSDYLLPFELASVLLLMAMIGAIVLARRDVMNKDISTGLPVDQELIEKSSEPLLTNKN, via the coding sequence ATGTCCATTGCAATAACAACTCAAATTATTTGTTTTACAGTTCTATCTTTAGTTGTTCTGATTGGAGCACTTGGTGTTGTATTGCTCGAAAGTATTGTCTATTCAGCCTTTCTGCTTGGAGGAGTTTTCATGAGTGTTGCAGGATTATATTTACTTTTAAATGCAAGTTTTGTTGCTGCAGCACAAGTTTTAGTTTATGTCGGTGCAGTGAATGTATTAATAATTTTTGCGATAATGTTAGTCAATAAACAAGAAGATTTAAAACCTATCAATGATATTAAATCAAGAAGAATCATATCAACATCGATATGCTTAACCCTACTAAGCCTTTTAATAAGAGTTGACTTGACAAATGTATGGAGCCTAGCAAGCCCTCAAAACTCTATAGGAGAAGAATCAACTATCAGGATTGGTGAGCATCTATTTAGTGATTATTTACTCCCATTTGAATTAGCTTCAGTTTTACTTTTAATGGCGATGATAGGGGCTATTGTTCTAGCTAGAAGAGATGTCATGAATAAAGATATTTCAACTGGATTACCTGTTGATCAAGAGTTAATTGAAAAATCATCAGAACCATTACTTACTAATAAAAATTAA
- the ndhI gene encoding NAD(P)H-quinone oxidoreductase subunit I: MNNFLQQVNSYIKEAFSAGKYLYNGLSVTFDHLRRRPVTVQYPYEKLIPSERYRGRIHYEFDKCIACEVCVRVCPINLPVVDWVMNKETKKKELRNYSIDFGVCIFCGNCVEYCPTNCLSMTEEYELATFDRHNLNFDNIALGRLPTNVTTDPSVKPLRELAYLPKGVMDPHEIPASDIRVGKLPEEVYDWMKPASNENKDKISNPNN; this comes from the coding sequence ATGAACAATTTCCTTCAACAAGTAAATAGCTATATAAAAGAGGCTTTTAGTGCTGGCAAATACTTATATAATGGCTTATCAGTAACTTTTGACCATCTTCGAAGAAGACCTGTTACTGTCCAATATCCATATGAAAAACTAATACCTTCTGAAAGATATAGAGGAAGGATACATTATGAATTTGATAAATGTATCGCTTGCGAAGTTTGTGTAAGAGTATGTCCCATAAATCTGCCTGTAGTCGACTGGGTTATGAATAAAGAAACAAAAAAAAAGGAACTTAGAAATTATTCAATAGATTTTGGAGTATGTATATTTTGCGGAAATTGTGTTGAATATTGTCCAACTAATTGTCTATCAATGACCGAAGAATATGAATTAGCTACTTTCGACAGACACAATCTTAATTTCGATAATATCGCACTTGGAAGACTCCCTACAAACGTCACAACAGATCCGTCAGTAAAACCACTAAGAGAACTTGCTTATCTCCCAAAAGGAGTAATGGACCCTCATGAAATCCCAGCTTCAGATATTAGAGTTGGTAAATTACCTGAAGAAGTTTATGATTGGATGAAACCAGCCTCCAATGAAAATAAAGATAAAATTTCTAATCCAAACAATTAA